The Phoenix dactylifera cultivar Barhee BC4 unplaced genomic scaffold, palm_55x_up_171113_PBpolish2nd_filt_p 001289F, whole genome shotgun sequence sequence CAAAGAAAAGTTTAATGATCTTTAAACATACTTGACTTGTCGATGTGCCAATTAGTAAAATCATTATCAAGACTCACGATGCATTCAAAATctcctttgatgttttatgaAACATCCCATTAGAGCTTGTATATGGCTTCACATTGTTTCAGAACAGGTTTTAAGAGGAACCTTGCTCCACTTATAGACATAAATGTCATCCTTGCCAGGAAAGGAGTGATGCTTCTCTTTGTTTGTTGCTCTAAGAATCACCTTTTATTTGGTTGATCACTGTCAATAATTTTCCCATTAATTGATATAATTATACTCTATATCATCTAAGTTTCGAGTCCATATCTGCAGAAATATATCAGTAGCAGGGCATGCAGCTGTTTGCAAAATTTTTATTGTTGATTCACAATATTTCACAGAATAATTTGACAATCAACCAAAGAACACTTCATGGAGGGCATCACTTGAATATGTCGTTTTATGCCTTCTTATTAAACATGGTCGCACAAACACATATATGTTGGCATAATTCATTCATCCATTACAGCAACCATGTGACCTTTAATGTAGAGATGATCTCGATGCATAACATGTCGGTCTCACATAAGGACAAACAAAACCATGCATAATATTACGGTCAAATTGGTACTAGTTTTTCTCaatgaaataaaaggaaaacaaaacagCATAAAAGAGAGAAACAATCTCCaaaccatgcaaagatttgagGTTTCGTGTTAAGGCACCAGACAGAAATCTGATAGCCTTTACAATACGAGATCAAACATGCAATTAACTTTTGTCCTACATAACTACTATCTATAAGCTCCATTATCCAAATATATATGTGAGCATAGAGTAAATAAGAGTAAACAAGTCAAAAGTGAAAGAGATAGAAGGAACAAAACATGGGGCACATAGTTTCAATATAAACATGGGCCCCTCTTGTCTGACCACTCTACAAACTAGCATGTGAGACCATATACACACATGTGAGCCAGGTTATAAGGCCCGTAAAAGAAAATCATTTGATCGAtcaggcaaaatggatcgtcctattcCAGCATGGAACACCAATTCCAGCCGAGCAGGCTAGATCTCGGCAGAGGCCAGGCCGACTCGGACCCTCgtaaggccgagccgacctcaacCTGTCAACCTTGATTCCGTGATTCACGCCGCTCCAGCTTAGCTGATACAGCTCGGCCCGAGACTACAGGTAACAGCCGAGACCCTCACCTATAAAAAGAAATAAGCGAAAGGCCTCCGTGAGCAATACAAAGCAATTAGGACCAAGACATGCCTTGCTGCCTGATGCTTTGCTGCCAGGTatggccataccctgccacaccTGCAAGGGCCATACCGTGGACATACACAATGCGTGCACAAGGATGCCCAACTGTGTGCACAAGACCGGCCTGTTGGAATCCACTGGCCAAGACCATCTCTCCCATGATAGGATGGACATACCTCACTACCTGGGCATTCTTATGAGGACTATAATAAGCTATATAAGAACTCAAGACTTTCTTCTGGATCAACTGTAACTTAGCCATCGAAGGGCCTTGGCTGGTGGCCCGGAACCCCAgccaaggctttgtgcaggtaccccAGAGCGCATGAGGTGGCTCTCTCTCTTTGTCTAGCCATTTCAGTTCTGACTGGTACCTCGGGCAAATTTCAACCCAACACATATCAAGGACAATTGCATCTTTACAAGTCAGGAAAATGTTCTATAATTAAGTGAATGCAATTACAACTATATtaacaaaaacaaagaaaatcgaGGTTGTAAAAGTATGAGTATGAGTAAGTTAGAATAGACAACTTGTGTTTATAAATAGAAATGCTTGCATGCATAAAAAAGTTGTGCATTAGGCCTTGATTTTGAGAATTAAAATAATTGAATTCAAAGGAGTGATCCAGTACCATTTGTATATGCATTATGCACctcaaaaagttttttttttttttgccataaAACTACTACTTTTTGACAAGTTTCAATTATTTTGATAGCAATGCTGGGTATGAATCAGTATCTTCATAAATAAACACTTTCAGTTGTGACTTTGCAAGGCAAGAAAAGACAATCAAAGAAAAAGATATGCACATCAACCTCAACTCAACAGGTCCCAACAATATAATCATTTGGAAATGTGAGACAGTGTTGACTCTAAATAAGTTTATGCATGTAACAAGAGTAAAATACTAAAGTATTGGACATAACAAATCATAATACATGTGCAACAGGAAATCAGAACAGCATATAGATGAGCTATCatgaagaataaattaaaaaatgcaACTAATTCTATAACATATGGAATACTTACAGTCATCCATCGGCACCTCATTGCAACATCTCTTACAGTCTTGTCAGGTAGTCTAGCTGCTATCTTgatatacttcatgatattaGGTTCATTTGCATATCTAAAATTTCCATAAGGAACAGATCAATATGTGAAGCACATAGGAGGATGATACCCATAACAGATCATAAGATGGAAGTAATAGtagaaatagaaagaaaaatcaATAAACGGACAAGCATCATTTGTTTAAAGGAGAGAATTAGTTAGATTAACTCTAACACTActtatatatgaaaaaacaTGATAAATGCAGCTTTAATCAAATGCAATCCAGTGCAATGTCCGGAAACTGCAATAGAAGAACTGCTCGGTAAAAGTCCTGGCTTTTCTTTGTTCACATGAATGAAATAACATTGCAGAAGGCATGAGTTATGTGAAACTAGGCCCGCACTGAATCAAGGAAGAATCAGAGTTTGGCTCGGTGAAATGTTCAGAACAAACAGAAAGTGATAGATATCAAAAACCACAACACTTAAAAGCAGACTCCTGCATGTGATCTTCACatatttttttcccttcattTTGACAACACCTAGACCTCAGAAACATATAAGTTGCCTGGCAGAAACAAAAGGTCGCCACCAACAGATTCATCGTACCCATAAAGGAAGAAATATGGAGAACTAATAAATTtcagaggaaaagagaagaaaatttaGAATATGTGCATGGAGTGAAGAAGAACAAGCAAAACCAATAGAAAATCTACCTGTCAAGACCTTCCCTCAACTCGGCCAATTCTTCATATGACCAGTCGACAGCCAACCCTATGCCATGCTTGAGACCAGGCACCGGCTCAAGAAGGATATTGCTAGGAGAATTGCTAGGTGGGATCATCAAAGAAGCATTATTTATCATCACTGCAGGATTATTAGCCAGAATCATCCCTGCTGTGCTGCTAATCCCATCATATTATTCGTGCCGATCATCCCTGTTGCGCTG is a genomic window containing:
- the LOC120108352 gene encoding uncharacterized protein LOC120108352 encodes the protein MILANNPAVMINNASLMIPPSNSPSNILLEPVPGLKHGIGLAVDWSYEELAELREGLDRYANEPNIMKYIKIAARLPDKTVRDVAMRCRWMTVSIPYVIELVAFFNLFFMIAHLYAVLISCCTCIMICY